A genomic segment from Halomonas sp. GD1P12 encodes:
- a CDS encoding BON domain-containing protein, translating into MALRNAFRSFCLITACSAVLLAGCANNSASNPSNYAQRSDDVEAVDATIERQIERALDQADARLGDARIRAHSYNGTVLLVGQVPSEELRTMAGEVTGGLRGVNQVHNQLSIAANLPTSQRLTDTWLTTNVVSHLATNEHIDSSKLKVTTENASVYLMGMVTRQEADRIVNAASAVSGIQRIVKVFDYID; encoded by the coding sequence ATGGCCCTTCGCAACGCATTTCGTTCCTTTTGCCTGATCACCGCCTGCAGCGCGGTGCTGCTGGCCGGCTGCGCCAACAACTCGGCGTCCAACCCGTCCAACTACGCCCAGCGCAGCGACGACGTCGAGGCGGTCGACGCCACCATCGAGCGCCAGATCGAGCGCGCTCTCGATCAGGCGGACGCCCGTCTGGGCGACGCGCGCATTCGCGCCCACAGCTATAACGGCACGGTGCTGCTGGTCGGCCAGGTGCCGAGCGAAGAGCTACGCACCATGGCGGGTGAGGTGACCGGCGGCTTGCGTGGCGTCAACCAGGTACACAACCAGCTCTCGATCGCCGCCAACCTGCCCACGAGCCAGCGTTTGACCGATACCTGGCTGACCACCAACGTGGTAAGCCACCTGGCCACCAACGAGCACATCGATTCATCGAAGCTCAAGGTGACCACCGAGAACGCCAGCGTCTACCTGATGGGCATGGTGACGCGTCAGGAAGCGGATCGCATCGTCAATGCGGCCTCTGCCGTCAGCGGTATCCAGCGCATCGTCAAGGTATTCGACTACATCGACTGA
- a CDS encoding ClpXP protease specificity-enhancing factor, translated as MKSSRPYIARALYQWLLDNELTPHLVVDATQPGVEVPRQFVQNGQIVLNVAPTAVRDLFMENEAIGFSARFGGQPMQVMVPIEALIAIYARENGAGMVFGQEPELDSDDEELETSEIDESESTGPQLSVTGPADESQGDAPSKEKGKAKKKPTLRVVK; from the coding sequence ATGAAGTCGAGCCGTCCCTATATTGCCCGGGCGCTGTACCAGTGGCTTCTGGACAACGAGCTGACCCCGCACCTGGTGGTCGATGCGACCCAGCCCGGCGTCGAGGTGCCGCGTCAATTCGTGCAAAACGGTCAGATCGTGTTGAACGTCGCCCCAACGGCGGTGCGCGATCTGTTCATGGAGAACGAGGCCATCGGCTTCAGCGCACGCTTTGGTGGCCAGCCGATGCAGGTCATGGTGCCGATTGAGGCGCTGATCGCCATTTACGCCCGTGAAAACGGCGCGGGCATGGTGTTTGGTCAGGAGCCGGAACTCGACAGCGACGATGAGGAGCTCGAAACCTCGGAGATCGATGAGAGCGAAAGCACTGGCCCGCAGCTAAGCGTCACCGGCCCTGCCGACGAAAGTCAGGGCGATGCGCCGAGTAAGGAGAAGGGCAAGGCCAAAAAGAAGCCAACGCTTCGCGTCGTCAAATAG
- the sspA gene encoding stringent starvation protein SspA, with the protein MGVVAKRSSMIFYSGNDDHFSHRVRIVLAEKGVAVDIVDVSDDQPPQELADLNPYNSVPTLLDRDLVLYESKVMMEYLDERFPHPPLLPVYPVARAQSRLWMHRIEREWCPMLDQIRTGGKKEAEKARKELRESLIGISPIFEDMPFFMSEEFTLVDCCLAPILWRLPELNIELPEKQVKPLMDYMARVFERDAFKAALNEREKEMRA; encoded by the coding sequence ATGGGTGTTGTGGCCAAGCGGTCTTCTATGATCTTTTACTCCGGTAATGACGATCATTTTAGCCATCGAGTGCGCATTGTTCTGGCTGAAAAAGGGGTCGCCGTCGACATCGTTGACGTTAGCGACGATCAGCCGCCGCAGGAATTAGCCGATCTCAACCCCTACAACAGCGTACCCACGCTTTTGGATCGCGATCTGGTGCTGTACGAGTCCAAGGTGATGATGGAGTACCTGGACGAGCGTTTCCCGCATCCGCCGCTTCTGCCCGTTTATCCGGTTGCCCGCGCTCAGAGCCGGCTCTGGATGCACCGCATCGAGCGCGAGTGGTGCCCGATGCTCGACCAGATCCGCACCGGCGGCAAGAAAGAGGCCGAGAAGGCGCGTAAGGAGCTTCGTGAAAGTCTGATCGGTATCTCGCCGATCTTCGAGGATATGCCTTTCTTCATGAGTGAAGAGTTCACCCTGGTGGACTGCTGCCTTGCACCGATCCTTTGGCGTTTGCCGGAGCTCAACATCGAGCTTCCGGAAAAGCAGGTCAAGCCGCTGATGGATTACATGGCGCGGGTATTCGAGCGCGATGCGTTCAAGGCTGCCCTGAACGAGCGCGAAAAAGAGATGCGCGCGTAA
- the rpsI gene encoding 30S ribosomal protein S9: MSQQYYGTGRRKTSTARVFLKPGSGNITVNNRALDEFFGRVTGRMVVRQPLELTETLNQFDVYVTVEGGGGSAQAGAIRHGITRALMEYNEDFRPALRAAGYVTRDARQVERKKVGLRKARRRPQFSKR; the protein is encoded by the coding sequence ATGTCACAGCAATACTACGGTACCGGGCGCCGCAAGACTTCCACCGCTCGTGTGTTCCTCAAGCCGGGTTCCGGCAATATCACCGTTAACAACCGCGCGCTTGACGAGTTCTTTGGTCGCGTTACCGGTCGTATGGTGGTTCGCCAGCCGCTCGAGCTGACCGAAACGCTGAACCAGTTCGACGTCTACGTGACTGTCGAAGGCGGCGGTGGCTCTGCCCAGGCCGGCGCCATTCGTCACGGCATCACCCGCGCGCTGATGGAGTACAACGAAGACTTCCGTCCTGCGCTGCGTGCCGCCGGCTACGTGACTCGCGATGCGCGTCAGGTCGAGCGTAAGAAAGTCGGTCTGCGTAAAGCACGTCGTCGTCCGCAGTTCTCCAAGCGTTAA
- the rplM gene encoding 50S ribosomal protein L13 — MKTFSAKPQSVQRDWYVVDATDKTLGRLATEIARRLRGKHKPEFTPHVDTGDYIVVINAEKIQVTGKKATDKNYYRHTGYPGGLRSMTFNQLKDHAPERIIEFAVKGMLPKGPLGRAMHSKLKVYAGTEHPHAAQQPLELNI, encoded by the coding sequence ATGAAGACGTTCAGTGCTAAGCCGCAGTCCGTCCAGCGCGACTGGTATGTTGTCGATGCCACGGACAAAACGCTCGGTCGTCTGGCTACCGAAATCGCTCGCCGCCTGCGTGGCAAGCATAAGCCCGAATTCACGCCTCACGTTGACACCGGCGACTACATCGTCGTGATCAACGCCGAGAAGATTCAGGTCACTGGCAAGAAAGCCACTGACAAGAATTACTACCGTCACACCGGATACCCGGGCGGTCTGCGTTCCATGACCTTCAACCAGCTCAAGGATCATGCGCCGGAGCGTATCATCGAGTTTGCCGTCAAGGGCATGCTGCCGAAAGGTCCGCTGGGTCGCGCCATGCACTCCAAGCTCAAAGTGTACGCGGGAACCGAGCATCCCCACGCCGCCCAACAGCCGCTTGAACTGAACATTTAA
- the zapE gene encoding cell division protein ZapE, with the protein MSSKAASAKVSATHPSTPMARYKSDLERDDFQYDAAQEKAVEHLQRLYDDLLATPSTTPKTVVANKGFKARMAGFVGKKKTPDEAPMPRVSGLYFWGGVGRGKTYLVDTFYEALPFSEKMRTHFHRFMQRVHNELNHYKGEKNPLELIAGKFASEARVICFDEFFVKDITDAMILANLLEALFKRGVVLVATSNIVPDDLYKDGLQRARFLPAIDLLNRHCEVVNVDSGVDYRLRALQRAEIFHTPCDEAAEKELARSFREIAGQSGEEGAPLEVNHRVLKTRRLYEGTAWFEFRELCDGPRSQNDYIELAREFHTVLVSNVPQMSAKTEDQARRFINMVDEFYDRGVKLLMSAQVSVESLYTDGKLAFEFERTLSRLQEMQSQEYLALAHKP; encoded by the coding sequence ATGTCATCGAAAGCCGCCTCGGCAAAGGTTTCCGCCACGCATCCGTCCACGCCCATGGCGCGCTACAAAAGTGATCTCGAGCGCGATGATTTTCAATACGATGCCGCCCAGGAGAAAGCAGTCGAGCACCTGCAGCGCCTCTACGACGACCTGTTGGCCACCCCCTCGACCACGCCCAAGACCGTGGTCGCCAACAAGGGATTCAAGGCGCGCATGGCTGGGTTCGTCGGCAAGAAGAAAACCCCGGATGAGGCGCCGATGCCGCGGGTCAGTGGGCTCTACTTCTGGGGCGGCGTGGGGCGTGGCAAAACCTACCTGGTCGATACCTTCTATGAGGCGCTGCCGTTTTCCGAGAAGATGCGCACCCACTTTCACCGCTTCATGCAGCGGGTGCACAACGAGCTCAATCACTACAAGGGCGAGAAGAACCCGCTGGAGCTGATCGCCGGCAAGTTCGCGTCTGAAGCGCGAGTGATCTGCTTTGACGAGTTCTTCGTCAAGGACATCACCGATGCGATGATTCTGGCCAACCTGCTGGAGGCGCTGTTCAAGCGCGGCGTCGTACTGGTGGCGACCTCCAACATCGTGCCGGATGATCTCTACAAGGATGGCCTGCAGCGCGCGCGCTTTCTCCCCGCCATCGATCTACTCAACCGCCACTGCGAGGTGGTCAACGTCGACTCCGGCGTCGATTATCGCCTGCGCGCACTACAGCGTGCCGAGATCTTCCATACCCCCTGCGACGAGGCCGCCGAAAAAGAGCTTGCGCGAAGCTTCAGGGAAATTGCCGGTCAAAGCGGAGAGGAGGGCGCGCCGCTCGAGGTCAACCACCGCGTGCTCAAAACACGCCGGCTCTATGAAGGGACCGCCTGGTTCGAGTTTCGCGAGCTGTGCGACGGCCCGCGTAGCCAGAACGACTACATCGAGCTCGCCCGGGAGTTTCACACCGTGCTGGTGTCGAACGTGCCCCAAATGAGCGCTAAAACAGAAGACCAGGCGCGGCGTTTCATCAATATGGTCGATGAGTTCTACGACCGCGGAGTGAAGCTTTTGATGTCGGCCCAGGTGTCGGTGGAGTCGCTTTACACCGATGGCAAGCTCGCTTTCGAGTTCGAGCGAACGCTCTCAAGGCTTCAGGAGATGCAGTCTCAGGAGTACCTGGCGCTGGCGCACAAGCCCTGA
- a CDS encoding YhcB family protein, translating into MEANSPLLFVLIGLVIGFLIGLLCYRLMSKGERHRASLKQTLLEREHQIAELKKAQGRHVGEVRQCLEAIRHQADELEDKLDTNTEQWELAHTPAAPFDETVQASKTTAPAKPAKPAAPAPAEATSKTPQTSETPPTPRDYADGKGGTLSEEYGLKDSRAKEPAVDQPPRY; encoded by the coding sequence GTGGAAGCAAACTCACCCTTGTTATTCGTGCTCATCGGCCTGGTCATTGGCTTTTTGATCGGCCTTTTGTGCTATCGCCTCATGAGCAAAGGGGAACGCCATCGGGCATCACTGAAACAAACGCTTCTGGAGCGCGAGCATCAGATTGCCGAGCTGAAAAAGGCCCAGGGACGCCATGTTGGCGAGGTTCGCCAATGCCTGGAGGCGATTCGACATCAGGCCGATGAGCTCGAGGACAAGCTCGACACCAACACCGAGCAGTGGGAGCTCGCCCACACTCCGGCAGCCCCCTTCGACGAGACCGTTCAGGCGAGCAAGACTACCGCCCCGGCCAAACCTGCAAAGCCCGCCGCACCGGCGCCGGCTGAAGCGACGTCAAAGACTCCGCAAACCTCAGAGACCCCGCCAACGCCGCGCGACTACGCCGACGGCAAGGGCGGTACGCTCTCCGAAGAGTACGGCCTCAAGGACTCCAGGGCCAAGGAACCCGCCGTGGATCAGCCGCCGCGTTATTGA
- a CDS encoding Nif3-like dinuclear metal center hexameric protein, which yields MVNRDQLASALDHQLRASRFKDYTVNGLQVQGRESITRLMTGVTANQALLDEAVAWQADAVLVHHGYFWKNEPVALTGMKYRRIKTLLDHDINLLAYHLPLDAHADLGNNVELARRLGWKVEGCLDGELGEGLLYAGRLPEAQSIQTLAASVEAVLERAPTVIEAPNVASIERIVWCTGGAQDMITQAFDAGAQAFVSGEISERTTHLAREMGIHYLAAGHHATERYGVQALGEWLADEYGLTHRFVDIDNPA from the coding sequence GTGGTTAACCGCGACCAGCTAGCCAGCGCCCTCGACCATCAGCTTCGCGCCTCGCGCTTCAAGGATTACACCGTCAACGGCCTTCAGGTCCAGGGGCGTGAGTCCATCACCCGCCTCATGACCGGCGTCACCGCCAACCAGGCACTGCTCGACGAGGCCGTGGCCTGGCAGGCCGACGCGGTGCTGGTGCATCACGGCTACTTCTGGAAAAACGAGCCGGTGGCGCTGACCGGCATGAAGTACCGGCGCATCAAGACGCTGCTCGATCACGACATCAACCTGCTGGCCTATCATTTGCCGCTGGATGCCCACGCGGATCTCGGCAACAACGTCGAGCTCGCTCGGCGGCTGGGTTGGAAGGTGGAAGGGTGTCTCGACGGCGAGCTGGGCGAGGGGCTTTTGTACGCCGGTCGGCTACCCGAGGCGCAGTCGATTCAAACGCTTGCAGCCAGCGTCGAAGCCGTACTCGAGCGTGCGCCCACGGTGATCGAAGCGCCCAACGTGGCGAGTATCGAGCGCATCGTTTGGTGTACCGGCGGCGCCCAGGACATGATCACTCAGGCGTTTGATGCGGGGGCTCAGGCGTTCGTCTCCGGCGAGATCTCCGAGCGAACCACCCACCTGGCTCGGGAGATGGGAATTCACTATCTGGCCGCTGGCCATCACGCCACCGAGCGCTACGGCGTTCAGGCGCTCGGTGAGTGGTTGGCCGACGAGTACGGGCTGACCCACCGCTTCGTGGATATCGATAACCCGGCGTGA
- a CDS encoding S1C family serine protease has translation MHRYVLPYVWPIVTGVLLAAFLLFVFPNHLPNPFRSTPEPAPPQAMVPTSQNSIEAPERPRPEIRQAAPLDRTQGPASYADAVDQAAPAVVNIYSSRIVERDQHPLMSDPFFQQFFRGDDPTAHQRMLSSLGSGVIISQDGYVLTNHHVINDADQIQVALRDGRETLADVVGTDPESDLAVLRIDLDDLPVIELSDSQEVAVGDVALAIGNPFGVGQTVTMGIISATGRSHLGLNAYEDFIQTDAAINPGNSGGALVNAEGALVGINTAIFSRSGGSQGIGFAIPANLAHSILNELVTRGRVIRGWLGIEAQALSRELAASFGLRTPQGVIVAGVVSGGPAAQAGLQPGDVLLSIDNQAILDARATMSDIASIAPGTTLPLTVVRNGERIELTLEVGERPTPTEMTLDRRAES, from the coding sequence ATGCACCGCTACGTGCTGCCCTATGTGTGGCCTATCGTGACCGGCGTCCTTTTAGCGGCGTTTTTACTCTTCGTTTTTCCGAATCATCTGCCCAACCCGTTTCGATCGACGCCCGAGCCCGCGCCGCCGCAGGCGATGGTGCCGACCTCGCAGAATAGTATTGAGGCACCAGAGCGTCCGCGCCCGGAAATTCGCCAGGCCGCTCCGCTCGACCGCACCCAGGGCCCGGCAAGCTACGCCGACGCGGTGGACCAGGCCGCCCCGGCGGTGGTCAACATCTACTCGTCGCGCATCGTCGAGCGCGACCAGCACCCACTGATGTCCGACCCCTTCTTTCAACAGTTTTTCCGCGGCGATGACCCGACCGCGCACCAGCGCATGCTGTCGAGCCTGGGCTCCGGGGTGATCATTAGTCAGGACGGCTACGTACTGACCAACCACCACGTCATCAACGACGCCGACCAGATCCAGGTGGCGCTGCGCGACGGGCGCGAAACCCTGGCCGACGTGGTCGGCACCGACCCGGAAAGCGATCTGGCGGTACTGCGTATCGACCTGGACGATCTTCCGGTGATCGAGCTAAGCGACTCCCAGGAAGTCGCCGTGGGCGACGTGGCGCTGGCGATTGGCAATCCCTTCGGCGTGGGGCAGACGGTCACCATGGGCATCATCAGCGCCACCGGCCGCAGCCATCTGGGGCTCAACGCCTACGAGGACTTCATTCAAACCGACGCGGCGATCAACCCGGGCAACTCCGGCGGCGCGCTGGTCAACGCCGAAGGCGCCCTGGTCGGCATCAATACGGCGATTTTTTCACGCTCCGGCGGGTCTCAGGGCATCGGCTTCGCCATTCCGGCGAACCTGGCCCACAGCATTTTGAACGAGCTGGTGACGCGCGGTCGGGTCATCCGCGGGTGGCTGGGTATCGAGGCGCAGGCGCTGTCGCGGGAGCTGGCGGCATCGTTTGGGCTGCGCACCCCGCAGGGCGTCATCGTGGCAGGCGTGGTGAGCGGCGGCCCGGCGGCCCAGGCGGGCCTTCAGCCCGGCGATGTGCTGCTCTCCATCGACAACCAGGCCATTCTGGATGCCCGCGCGACCATGAGCGACATTGCCTCGATCGCACCGGGCACCACGCTGCCGCTCACCGTGGTACGCAACGGTGAGCGTATCGAATTAACGCTGGAAGTGGGCGAGCGCCCCACGCCGACCGAAATGACGCTCGACCGGCGCGCCGAGTCCTGA